A genomic stretch from Amycolatopsis sp. 195334CR includes:
- a CDS encoding TetR/AcrR family transcriptional regulator: MAETTEDGPPGRPGRWRSGAESKQRILDAARGLFREHGYGGTTVRAVATEAGVDPAMVFYFFRTKQGLFAAAIEMSSNLPPAIESIFTGELGTLGERLVRTLVENLDASDRAPLVTLTRSATTHDESETLLREFIDREITGRLAALIGTPDATWRASMVNVQILGITVARYIARIEPIASAPVGELVARFGPLVQQSLTGP; the protein is encoded by the coding sequence ATGGCGGAAACGACGGAAGACGGTCCCCCCGGACGCCCTGGACGCTGGCGATCCGGCGCGGAGAGCAAGCAACGGATCCTGGACGCGGCCCGCGGCCTGTTCCGCGAGCACGGCTACGGCGGCACGACGGTGCGCGCGGTCGCCACCGAAGCGGGGGTCGACCCCGCGATGGTGTTCTACTTCTTCCGCACCAAGCAGGGCCTGTTCGCCGCGGCGATCGAGATGTCCTCGAACCTGCCCCCCGCCATCGAATCGATCTTCACCGGCGAACTCGGCACCCTCGGTGAACGCCTCGTCCGGACGCTCGTGGAGAACCTGGACGCCTCCGACCGCGCGCCGCTGGTCACGCTCACCCGGTCGGCGACCACCCACGACGAGTCCGAGACCCTGCTCCGCGAGTTCATCGACCGGGAGATCACCGGCAGGCTGGCGGCGCTGATCGGCACGCCGGACGCCACCTGGCGGGCGAGCATGGTGAACGTCCAGATCCTGGGCATCACGGTGGCGCGCTACATCGCCAGGATCGAGCCGATCGCCTCCGCGCCGGTCGGCGAACTGGTCGCCAGGTTCGGTCCCCTCGTGCAGCAGAGCCTCACCGGGCCGTAG